One window of Vespa velutina chromosome 2, iVesVel2.1, whole genome shotgun sequence genomic DNA carries:
- the LOC124957700 gene encoding DNA repair protein RAD50, protein MSRIRQMSICGVRNFDEQDQPRIRFTRPLTLILGPNGTGKTTLIESLKFATTGDFPPGSDRGKAFIHDKHTSGSRVVKGFVKAEFVNANGCSYTICRTIECLYSGTTSRFKTVDSTLSRREKGTTKAVSVTNRCIDVNTEVISAMGVSKSILNYVIFCHQEELSWPLDDGKKLKEKFDEIFESVRFNKALENFLKCIKNMEQGLRVFKVQKDALKNVVNEVEDKEKKRQNTRNRLEDTTNEIMTIDKELEPIIEKIREIGKMDTQYKTLVAERDKKQLEYDINKQQIESLEENIQVFNGSMTELTNRLEQYDNNLLKKASEITEVEKKLQQIALSEAKIVNIITEKRISVGTLKQKMQDQEKKISYRNKTLNDMLSEWNMRILVDKNTSDIEITALVKNLENKVENLKHETEVKRQKRHEEEEELQKEIDVLRSERSKTESEMNIKDNEVTETRDQINKIRTEITQIGVAANKLCSVETKLVDINKKIDDLSQSCDVNNIKEQINDETAIRDTLELEITAIDAEIEVLHKHATLQAEMALHNSTMETKEKEVECFKKKHEDTIKMLLESDTLPHTKLKDILDPVQQKLMDRIETTTHDIQTEQQKLVTITTTLKYNEEELQNKQSELQSNKQKISSVCDYKDFDEVLLLQSKKVKDLQDKRGIYAYQNTAYKEYLKQIKKQDPCCPLCHRNFDESYELDALVKEMEGDIKNQPEILKRCEANLKMEQNKYDTMLQLKPIVEKISLLEDVEIPKLEGNLISTKEELTKHQANIQEKEKLKAIPEDILNKSKSLFENVMLWDRLIDETNNLKEKILNIEELMVKTGTNNTRTVSEAQAQRDSLKASLKKSRDQIQYLQTKLNTFNEKLQHAREERNILFEEQLKIQSDMQRLKELRDKQTELYSRQVMLIESVQKLQDRFSSEDSKLETAVCQLDLLKKENWIKEEDDRKIVTERGRQLFDLNKIQNEVNTFNQCNILDTLTKLEHEIKTYEGKIIENDTEKNKLQTKIKDLKDDISHQETRKRNLNDNLKLRKLQLTAQDLQKQCQNLNEKLENMNYKQMMEKWQKFKNHEESLLRKKNVAKGKQEELERTLLQYTEELQKENYRLARKNYMDKCIELTIQNEAVSDLKKYCKVLDAAMMKYHKERMATVNKIIKKLWKAIYIGNDTSSIEIRTNDTSGTASGRRSYDYKLVQIKNGREMDMRGRCSAGQKVLASIIIRLALAETFCKDCGVLALDEPTTNLDEENMNSLADALNMIVKIRSRYQKNFQLIVISHDEKFLVKLAQLNNSVGYYELYRKENGLSSIRFREMGTDPFHEPLPKQELALSDMEEDERNDSFQQIQSKKRSFDNRKDDDNNRPAKKRFVLKL, encoded by the exons gtAAAAGGATTTGTTAAAGCTGAATTTGTAAATGCTAATGGATGTAGTTACACAATATGTAGAACAATTGAGTGTTTGTATTCAGGAACAACATCAAGATTCAAAACTGTAGATAGTACATTAAGTAGGAGAGAAAAGGGTACAACCAAA gCAGTATCAGTTACAAACCGATGTATCGATGTAAATACAGAAGTAATATCAGCAATGGGTGTTTCCAAGTCAATCTTGAATTATGTGATATTTTGTCATCAAGAAGAATTGAGTTGGCCATTAGATGATgggaaaaagttaaaagaaaagtttgatGAGATCTTTGAAAGTGTTAGATTTAACAAGGCCCttgagaattttttaaaatgcaTTAAAAATATGGAACAGGGTTTGCGTGTTTTTAAAGTACAAAAAGATGCATTGAAAAATGTTGTTAATGAAGTtgaagacaaagagaaaaaacgtcAAAATACTAGGAACAGATTAGAAGATACcacaaatgaaataatgacAATCGATAAGGAACTTGAAcctataattgaaaaaattcgtGAAATTGGAAAAATGGATACACAGTATAAAACTTTAGTAGCTGAAAGAG ataaaaagcAATTAGAATATGATATCAACAAACAACAAATTGAAtcattagaagaaaatatacaagTTTTTAATGGAAGCATGACTGAATTAACTAATCGTTTAGaacaatatgataataatttattaaagaaagctTCTGAAATAACAGAG GTAGAAAAGAAGTTGCAACAAATTGCATTAAGTGAGGCCAagatagtaaatataataacagaaaaaagaatttctgtTGGTACATTAAAGCAAAAAATGCaagatcaagaaaaaaaaatttcttatcgtaataaaaCACTCAATGATATGTTATCTGAATGGAATATGAGAATACTAGTTGATAAAAATACATCTGATATtg aaataacagCTCTTGTTAAGAATCTTGAAAATAAGGTAGAAAATCTTAAGCATGAAACAGAAGTTAAACGGCAGAAGCGAcatgaagaagaggaagagctCCAAAAAGAGATTGATGTACTACGTTCTGAACGTTCAAAGACAGAATCAGAGatgaatattaaagataatgaagTTACTGAAACAAgagatcaaataaataaaattcgtacTGAAATTACTCAG ATTGGAGTTGCTGCTAATAAATTATGTTCTGTAGAAACAAAACttgtagatataaataaaaaaattgatgatttATCTCAGTCTTgtgatgttaataatataaaagagcaAATAAATGATGAAACTGCTATAAGAGATACATTGGAGTTAGAGATAACTGCTATTGATGCAGAGATAGAAGTTTTACATAAACATGCTACATTACAAGCTGAGATGGCATTACATAATTCAACAatggaaacaaaagaaaaagaagtagaatgttttaaaaagaaacacgaaGATACAATTAAAATGTTGCTTGAAAGTGATACCTTACCTCATACCAAACTAAAAGATATTTTGGACCCAGTACAACAAAAATTa aTGGATCGTATAGAAACAACGACTCATGATATACAAACAGAACAACAAAAATTAGTAACTATAACAACGACGTTGAAATATAACGAAGAGGAACTTCAAAATAAACAATCAGAATTACAGT CTAATAAACAGAAAATATCTTCTGTTTGTGATTATAAAGATTTCGATGAAGTGTTATTGCTACAatcaaaaaaagtaaaagatttaCAAGATAAAAGAGGAATATATGCATATCAAAATACTGCTTATAAAGAATACTTAAagcaaattaaaaaacaagatCCTTGTTGCCCTTTGTGCCATAGAAATTTTGATGAGTCATATGAGCTAGATGCTTTAGTAAAAGAAATGGAAGGTGATATCAAAAATCAACCCGAAATTCTTAAACGTTGCGAAgcaaatttaaaaatggaacaaaataaatacgatactATGTTACAATTAAAACCAATTGTAGAGAAGATAAGTCTATTGGAAGATGTTGAAATACCTAAATTAGA AGGGAATCTAATAAGTACGAAGGAAGAATTGACAAAGCATCAAGCaaatatacaagaaaaagaaaagttaaaagcTATTCctgaagatattttaaataaatccaaaagtctatttgaaaatgttatGCTTTGGGACCGATTAATAGATGAAACGAATAATCTTAAGGAAAAAATACTTAATATAGAAGAACTAATGGTTAAAACAG gAACTAATAATACTAGAACTGTCTCTGAGGCACAAGCTCAACGAGATTCATTAAAAGCTTCTTTAAAGAAATCTCGCGATCAGATACAGTATTTACagacaaaattaaatacatttaatgagAAATTGCAACATGCTCGGGAAGAACGAAACATCTTGTTTgaagaacaattaaaaatacaatcgGATATGCaaagattaaaagaattgCGAGATAAGCAAACAGAATTATATTCACGGCAAGTAATGTTAATAGAATCAGTGCAAAAATTACAAGATAGATTTTCGTCTGAAGACAGCAAGTTAGAAACAGCTGTTTGTCAATTGGATCTATTAaaa aaagaaaattggatAAAAGAGGAGGACGACAGAAAAATAGTAACAGAAAGAGGAAGACAATTATttgatttgaataaaattcaaaatgaaGTTAATACTTTCAATCAATGTAATATTCTTGATACTTTAACGAAATTAGAACATGAGATAAAAACTTATgaaggaaaaattattgaaaatgatacggagaaaaataaattacaaacaaAGATTAAAGATCTAAAGGATGATATAAGTCATCAAGAAACgcgtaaaagaaatttgaatgaTAATCTTAAATTAAGGAAACTTCAATTAACTGCACAGGATTTACAGAAACAATGTCAAAATCTAAATGAGAAGcttgaaaatatgaattacAAGCAGATGATGGAAAAGTGGCAAAAGTTCAAAAATCATGAAGAAAGTTTGTTACGaaag aaaaatgtagCAAAGGGAAAGCAAGAAGAATTAGAAAGGACATTGTTACAATATACTGAAGAACTTCAAAAGGAGAATTATAGATTAGctcgtaaaaattatatggATAAATGTATTGAATTAACG ataCAAAATGAAGCAGTgtcagatttaaaaaaatactgCAAAGTGTTAGATGCTGCAATGATGAAATATCACAAAGAACGTATGGCgactgtaaataaaataattaaaaaactttGGAAAGCTATATATATCGGAAATGATACATCTTCTATAGAAATTCGTACAAATGATACTTCAGGTACAGCGTCTGGACGTAGATcttatgattataaattagtTCAAATAAAGAATGGAAGGGAAATGGATATGCGAGGACGTTGCAGTGCAGGCCAAAAA GTTTTAGCATCAATTATCATAAGACTTGCATTAGCTGAAACTTTTTGCAAAGATTGTGGAGTTCTTGCTCTTGATGAGCCAACTACAAATTTAGATGAAGAGAACATGAATAGTTTAGCGGATGCTCTTAATAT GATTGTAAAAATAAGATCGCGATATCAAAAGAATTTCCAACTAATCGTGATTAGTCATGATGAGAAATTTTTAGTAAAACTTGCTCAACTAAATAATAGCGTTGGCTATTATGAACTTTATCGTAAGGAAAA tggTCTATCATCAATACGATTTCGTGAAATGGGAACAGATCCCTTTCACGAACCGCTTCCTAAACAAGAACTTGCATTATCTGATATGGAGGAAGATGAAAGGAATGATAGCTTTCAACAAATACagtcgaaaaaaagaagcttcGATAATAGAAAGGATGATGATAACAATAGACCAGCAAAGAAACGATTTGttcttaaattataa